GTTAAAGAAGAACCAAAAAATGGCGATGAAATACAGGCTCTGTCAAGTGCTACCATAAGCTCTCAGGGGGTAGTTGATGGTGTTAACGCTGCTATTAACTATTATAACGCACACATCAAAGGAGGTGAATAAGCATGGCCAGACCTAATACTAAAAAAACAAATATTGCCCTTATTGCTGCTGTCTGTACTGCACTAGCGGCTACTACAAATATAAAAACTGGCTTTGCAGTGGGAATAGCAACTTCTATTGTGCTTATTTTAACAAATATCCTAATGGGTATATTAAAAAATAAGGCACCAAACAACATGCTTATACTCTTTTATATAGTTTTTTCAGCGTTTTTTGTAAGCATTACCCATTTTATATTTCAAGCTTATTTACCTGAAATTAG
This region of Xylanivirga thermophila genomic DNA includes:
- a CDS encoding Rnf-Nqr domain containing protein — its product is MARPNTKKTNIALIAAVCTALAATTNIKTGFAVGIATSIVLILTNILMGILKNKAPNNMLILFYIVFSAFFVSITHFIFQAYLPEISNQLGIYIPITFIVCLLIQLVQGGTDYSIGNSIQISIEFILLMVVIGALREWLGIVIPSMALAPGALITLGFVLAVISAIYKSKKTA